One Lepisosteus oculatus isolate fLepOcu1 chromosome 12, fLepOcu1.hap2, whole genome shotgun sequence genomic window, cagtactgtagatctccaggtgtcagtgtgagcaggagtgtggaggaggtgatcagtactgtagatctccaggtgtcagtgtgagcaggagtgtggaggaggtgatcagtactgtagatctccaggtgtcggtgtgagcaggagtgtggaggaggtgatcagtagACTGTAgatccaggtgtcagtgtgagcaggagtgtggaggaggtgatcagtagACTGTAgatccaggtgtcagtgtgaacaCAGTGCTTGAGGTAAGCCTGTCTCTATCACCCCTGTATCTCCAGCTGTCAGCAGGTCTCTGCATGTTAACTCTCTCTTCCTGTATCTCCACTGTTCCGGAGCTGCGTGTTGTGTTTGGAAGACTCCCTGCTGGCACAGACATGCCCGCTGTGTGCTGAGGATGGCAGCCCAGGCCTCAGTGCCAGCTGGGAGGCCTGCCCTCAGTCCCATGATGCACCTGTGTGGGGAGTGCAGACTGCAGCactgagagaagaggagagagcagtGTGCTCCTCCCTCTGGCATCACAGACCTGCCCTTCGCTCTGCTCTCTTCTCAGCATGAGAGTCAGGACTGGCTGCAGGACCCTACACCTGCTTTCAGCAGATCCAGATATTCCACATTCTGCACAGAAACAGACAGAACCGGCTTCAGCGGAGGGTAGACACACGCAGAGGAGCTTCAGTAAAACACGGATGTGTTTATTCAGCTCTACAGGAGTGGCTACAGCTCACATCACTGCTCCTGAGACTCCAGACCAGTTTAGTCTGGTGTCCCACTGGGACACCAGTGACATCAGTGCATGCAGACTGGTGCCCAGTCTGTCCAGCCTGGACAGGAGCTTCTTGAAGGGACAGAAGAGTGGACGTCAGAGGACGCCCGGCCCAGCCCTGCCTGTGGTTCTGTAGAGAGTCGTCAGTCCCTCACCGCGCTGTGGGCAGCTGGTTTCTGCTCATCAGCCCTGTCCGCTGTGAGAGGTGTCTGGGGCCCGGCTGGGCTCCAGGGGGCAGGAGAGTCATGTGAGCCTCACAGGGCCGGGCAGGCTCTGAGCTGAACGCGTGGGCCGCAGGCAAACATGCCACATACCTGTGGTCTGCTGCTTGCTCTGGGGCTCTTGTACAGTCCTGCTCAGCATGAACACAGGCTGTCACTGAGCTGCACACCAGTGTGACCAGGTGTGTCACTGTGCTCACAGGCCAGCTCAGCATGCTCAGTCCAGGACAGTGTTCTTTAACGTTCTTGCAATGTGATTCAGACACAGACAGTCAATAGCCAGCGCAGAAAAGATGAGGCAAGGAGATAAGCTTTAGGTTTTCCTGTGCTCCTCTGCACAGTTTCAGTGTATTATACCTTGTCTTACAGCAAACTCCCAGTTTCAGAGTCTATTTCTCTCCCTTTCCCAGATTAAAGTGAGTCAGGGCACAACGTCGATCACTGATTGAAGCAATCCAGGGAGTGATGTTGATCCCAGAAGGCAGCAGAGTCTTGAGTGACCATTGCCACATGATGAAGATCATCACCAGCCAGATTAAACTGACTCCTTGCCTCTGCACAGATACCAGTTGCTGATTAGGTTGGCACCCACTGTCTGGATTGAGCTCACGTTCTGCCTGTTGGCCCTACAGGGTTGTTGTGTTGAGGGGTTGAGGCTCCGTTTGTATAACTACAGCACAAACACAGCGCTGATTTCAAGGAAACTCCTGAGAGAAAAGGCAGAGAGTGAAAAGAGTTTTAATCGAGACGTTTGTCCAGCAGGAAGGgtgtgtgtatctctgtgtAGAGTCTCTCAGGAGCTGTGGGACAGGGGGACTGATAGCGGGGTTCTGTTGCAAGAGCAGCAGTAAGTGTGTGCGTGGGCTGCTGCCAAGGCAACCAAATATTTGTGCTGTGGTGAGGTCACTTCCTGTTTCTCCTTGAGGCCAGTCCAGGAAGAGACAGAGCTCTCACACAAGAGGGCGCTGTGCAGCTGCAGCCACACTGAGGACAGGCAGAGACAGAACTCTCACAGTTTATTCTTCACTTCAGTATCTGATGATGTAGCACTCAAGTCTGAAGACTTCTCTCACAGAGCACAGGGATTGATCTGCTCCAGAGATGAGGTGCAACACAGCTCAGACACCTCAGAAATGTTCAAGATAAAACTCAGGCAAAAACTCTCCAATAAGCAAATCTCACTTTATTATTGAACAGAGAGGATGCAGGTTGTAGGACTTGAGCGGACTACACAAATTCACTTGATTAGCAGAACTTGCAGAactaaatatgtatttatataagtCACACTTATCTagagaaaaacacaagaataatagAGGAGTCTTGCAGAGAGCACTGTCTATCAATAATAAGAGATAACAATGGAGTGTGTTTCTGTACAGAGCCCTGTCTGTATCAATAATAAGAGATTATTATGGAGAGTGCTGAGGACAAGCTTTGCACTCTTGACTGGTGAGAACACcacattcatatatatatatacacacacttcCATAAAATACAGATGTATTTGCTCAGTGTGGTCCATAAGTAATGAAATGTTTATCTTTGAAGTCATTTAGCTcagtgaaaaacaaaccaaTACTCTCCAGTGCCATTTTCCACAGCTCTTTCTGCTTGTTCTTCTCCTCAGCATTTCGGTTTATGTCAAATAAACCTGAACTACTGAATGTAAAGAAATGCTTTAAGTTATCAGATTTATAGAATTGAAAACCAGTTTCTGTTGTAAAGAGCATCCTGCTGTCACATGTCTCCTTATCCTCCTCATAAAAATCCTCATTTTTCAGATACGCCTCAGAGTGGAAAACACAGTGTGCAGCTGTAGGGTTATCACTGGCATTTTCCACTACCAAGCAGACAGCATTGAGATCACCAGAAATTTCAGTTCTCTCAGTGAATGTCCTGATTTGCTCCTCAATTAGTAAATTCCGTTGGTGCCATTCTCCGTACGCAGGAGCATCAATTATAGTAAGAGTGTATGGGATACGAAATCCCTTTTCACAAACTATTTTGTAAATCGTCATCCACTGAGTGTCCAAATCAACTTCAGAACAGGCTGGGTCTGTAACTACAAATCTGTAGTCATCTTCGAAGCTCACACCCAAGATGTAATTGAACATGGCATTAATCAGCATGGCTTTGTAATGGGCCCTGGTGCCAAGCACAAGGATTGTTCTCTCCATAGAATCGTCACAACACACATCCTCCAATTGTGCCAAAGTACAAAGCCTGGTGTACTGCTCCTCATCCACAGTCTGCTCCTGCAGGTGAAGTTTATAAAGAGCAGGCTCCTCACTCCTGAGCAAATCACTCCTTTCTAAATACCTAATTTTCTTTGTAGTGGCTTGAAGGACTTTGCTTGGGGCTCCAATACCATCATCCCCACAACTGGCCAGGACTCTGATGGAATAGGTGGTGTCTGGTGTCAGATCTCTCATCTCAAAAGGGATGGTCTGGCACTCTTCCTTCACCCTCAGCACTTCTGAGGTCCACTTTTCTGTACCATGTTTTTTGTACTCGATTATGTAGTTACGCACAATCTGGTCTGCTATAGTCTCTGGTTTAGCCCATTCTATTTTAATCCTTGTGTGTCCTTCTTCAAGCACACCAAAGTCTCTGGGTGGGCCTGCTGGCAATGTGCTGGCAGTCACAGAGTCACTGGCAGTGCTCTTTCCTAGTTTTGTTACTGCTGCATATCTGAACATGTATTTCTTGTGTGGAGACAAACCCGAAACCGTGAAGCACTCTTTCACTTCACAAGTTTCAACAAATTTCCATTCTTTTAAGTCTGACACATTCTTGGTCTGTTCTGAATCTGTGTAATAcactttatactgtactgtttccTTTGAACCATATGCTGGTGGTGTCAGCTTGAGGGTGATGCTGTTATGTGATCTTTCAACCACCAATGGGGCCTCAGGCTTAGAAGGGGGATGGAAGTCTTTATTGACAAGTCTTCCCTCCTCGTACAGGTAGATTGACACTCCACGGTGATCAGTGTCCATCTCAGATGCAATGAGGAACTTGCTTTTACTATTGTTGTTGGAGCTCCAGAATTCCAGGAACCGTTTGGCCAGTTCCCTCATGCGCAGGGATACAGTTTCACTGCTGAACCACTGCTCTTGTGAGCTTGCTCTGACATGCAGTTCAGATTCCTGAGTTCTTAAGAACTTCAAGAGCTCTTCCAGGTAGGGCTCCTCTTCATGCAGTGAAGTGAAAACGAAGCAGAGAACATACTGCCCTGTGGGGTCCAAGATTTGCTCCTCCAACTCGCTCCCGTTTACCATGACCTTGATGTCTTTCATCAGTTTCAGATATGCCTTCACAACATTTTTCTCTGTCTCTTTGTTTTCCAGCCATTCAACAAGAGAGGAGTCTTTAAAAGGGGATTCCTCCTTCCTTTTCAAGATATCTGCCAGCTTATTCTCCTCTTGTTGTCCTCCGCGGATCTGAGGCAGCACCTCTGCCAGGTTCTTCTGGAATGTCAGCTTGTAAATGCGACAGAGATCTTTGAAGCGTTGTGCTTTTCTTTTGATCTGGCGGAACTTGCTAGCAACCTCGTTTTTCATCAGGTCATTGCTCTTCATTTCACAGTGCCCAAGGTGTTCCAAGATATTTTGTGCGTGATACACCAGCTCCACACTGATTTCACGAACCAGCCTGGCAGCCTGGTCATTCAGAAGTTTAAGGGGGTAAAGCCAAACCTTGATGGGCACTGCGTGTTCCTCCTCAGGCCCAAGCAAATTGGGAAGCTTTGAGTACACTTGAATCGCCTCTTGGAAGGTCACAGGGTTCGATGTCAGCTTGAAATCTCCATAGAAGGTGCACTTGATTTGGTCAACTGTTTTATCAGTTTTCGTGTTGACATTGACTGAACCTTTGACTTCACCACCAATCAAACCCATCATTTTAATTGCTCCCTCCATGCTTCCCTGAACTCCCTGCTTAGTCTCATCAGAGGAGATCTCACGGTCAAACACAAAGAAAGCCTGGGCACCATAAAGCACCCCTGTGACCACGTGTGTGGCTGTGCCCTGATCGAACACCTCCTTGAAGGCAATGTTCTGCTGCCCCAGCTGGTTCATGGTGAGCTGCTCAAACTTGGTGGTGGTGCGATAGTGCAGGGTGATGCGGGCCTGGTGCTTAGATGATTTATTGTCATTCAGAAAGCCAGCAGATCCCTGGACACTGATCATTCCACCCAGAACACTCACTTTCAAAGATGCAGACACATCCAAGGATGAGGTTTTCTCCTCAATAGAGTCCGATGTGATGACTTGGAAATTGGAGTTGCGCTGAGAGCGAACATCAATAGActcctttattttattcagctCCCATAATGTGACACCTGCAAGAAATAAGAATTATTTACAAATGTGCATACATGTATGTCTTAGGCAACACAAGTAATATTTCATACTGGACATTCTTCGTATTCCTTGTACTTGTACATCGCCTTCCATCTAGCAGTGCAGATCCCACTTGTGTGATGTGTGACACTAGTTTGGTGACAGACGTGTAATTGTGATCGTCGCGGTTCCGAGCGGGCTCATGCCCTCCACCACCCGTTACGTCCTGCagcacctggggcgcgaacccaGGTCTCTGGCATAACGCAACAGGGCACCAGCagcgtgagctaaaggagacctccctcagcccaggcagctgaggtccctgctacgcgcagggagggcgcTGACCTCACCGTATCTGAACTAACTCCACTACATAATGACGAACTACAGTCTATCACTAAATAGGTTGACGGGGAACTTCAGCCCAGACCCAGAATTTAACCTGGACACCTCgtatttgtaaatattgtgCCTTGGAATCTTCCTACATCCAAAGATGTTCGAATTGCATCTCTATAGACACAGTGGTGTGAAGAATAAGTGCAGAGGTTTAAACTCAAGCAACAGGAGTTTTTATCTTAGAAATGCCaagctttaaatttaaaaatgtgttttaacacCCGAAGACTTGTGTTCCTGGTATGCCTTGGTGTTAAGACATGAAATGCAAGAAGTGGCACATGTCCTGTCACTCTGACTCTTCAGTTCCACTGATTTTATGGGAATTCAAGTTTGGTGGTGACTAAAGATTGTAAAATGTTGTCATTAAATCAATCAGCTcacaaattaattcaattaaccAACTAAGAGCACAGGGAGGATGAAATCAAGAATTATCTGTAGCCGATCCAGGCAGTGTGAGTGATGAGGATCTTTGACCTGGGTTAGGAGCTGCCCTGGAACGTTTCTGACGAAGATGATGATAAGACATGTTTACCTGGAATGAGGGAGTCGCTGCGGCAGTCGTACAGCATTCCCAGCTGGAAGGGCCGGCCCAGAGAAGCCAGCTCAATTGTGTCATTCTTGTCTGCAGACATGGTGCTGTTACTCCAGAAGAAGGAGCTCAGGGAGGTGGGTACCAGcagaataactgcaaaacaCACCAAAGCTACAAGTGACCAGTTTAGCTTCGAATTGACTGCAGTGCAAAGACAAAACAGCCAAAAGATGTTCAATAAAAGTGAATAACCTTTTATTCACACATACAGCAAAGCTTTCACAAGCAAGCAAACATTTCAAACAGTAAAATGACACAAGGCACAAAACAAGGAAGACTGACATTTCTGGAGATGTTTGCAGCCGTGTTGTTACTCTGGACCCTGTGTTGTCAAATTCATAACAGGAACCTCACAACAGCTTCTTTCTGGCCTAAATATTAATACTAATATTGGTACTACTGCCTCAGTGAAGACCCCAGACCTGTCCAGTGTGACTGAAGTATTGACACATGCCTTTAAAATTCAGATCAGACTCCTGCCTCACCTTATTAACTGGACTAACTTGTAAAACACACTTTCCAAAAAGGTGTCACCTCACATCTTATTTGAAACTGTATCTGAAAGTTTAATCTGTCTCTTGCCTGGAGACAGGACGATATTCAAAACTTCTGAGCTAATCTTTTTTGTCGTTTTACTTCTGTTGTGTGCTGTTAAAAAATGTGGATTATGTTTTATAGAACagaaaacatcagaaatgtATCAGAAGCACAGGGCAgcattttaaagcaccaaaacaAACATaagagagaaacatgatcaaTAAGAATTTTCCACTTGAATGTATAATTTCTTTACTCAGTTTCTTAACATGTGTTACACAACACTGCAGATCACAGTAAACCTCTGTAGTTGGACAGCATATCCATTGGTA contains:
- the LOC102688058 gene encoding verrucotoxin subunit beta-like, with product MSADKNDTIELASLGRPFQLGMLYDCRSDSLIPGVTLWELNKIKESIDVRSQRNSNFQVITSDSIEEKTSSLDVSASLKVSVLGGMISVQGSAGFLNDNKSSKHQARITLHYRTTTKFEQLTMNQLGQQNIAFKEVFDQGTATHVVTGVLYGAQAFFVFDREISSDETKQGVQGSMEGAIKMMGLIGGEVKGSVNVNTKTDKTVDQIKCTFYGDFKLTSNPVTFQEAIQVYSKLPNLLGPEEEHAVPIKVWLYPLKLLNDQAARLVREISVELVYHAQNILEHLGHCEMKSNDLMKNEVASKFRQIKRKAQRFKDLCRIYKLTFQKNLAEVLPQIRGGQQEENKLADILKRKEESPFKDSSLVEWLENKETEKNVVKAYLKLMKDIKVMVNGSELEEQILDPTGQYVLCFVFTSLHEEEPYLEELLKFLRTQESELHVRASSQEQWFSSETVSLRMRELAKRFLEFWSSNNNSKSKFLIASEMDTDHRGVSIYLYEEGRLVNKDFHPPSKPEAPLVVERSHNSITLKLTPPAYGSKETVQYKVYYTDSEQTKNVSDLKEWKFVETCEVKECFTVSGLSPHKKYMFRYAAVTKLGKSTASDSVTASTLPAGPPRDFGVLEEGHTRIKIEWAKPETIADQIVRNYIIEYKKHGTEKWTSEVLRVKEECQTIPFEMRDLTPDTTYSIRVLASCGDDGIGAPSKVLQATTKKIRYLERSDLLRSEEPALYKLHLQEQTVDEEQYTRLCTLAQLEDVCCDDSMERTILVLGTRAHYKAMLINAMFNYILGVSFEDDYRFVVTDPACSEVDLDTQWMTIYKIVCEKGFRIPYTLTIIDAPAYGEWHQRNLLIEEQIRTFTERTEISGDLNAVCLVVENASDNPTAAHCVFHSEAYLKNEDFYEEDKETCDSRMLFTTETGFQFYKSDNLKHFFTFSSSGLFDINRNAEEKNKQKELWKMALESIGLFFTELNDFKDKHFITYGPH